From the Leptolyngbya sp. O-77 genome, one window contains:
- the argH gene encoding argininosuccinate lyase — MVNPSPQQTWSQRFESALHPAIARFNASIGFDIELIEYDLTGSQAHAKMLAHTGIISPEEGEQLVAGLEQIRQEYRSGQFNPGIDAEDVHFAVERRLTEIVGDVGKKLHTARSRNDQVGTDTRLYLRDQIGQIRQQLRQFQSVLFALAEQHVETLIPGYTHLQRAQPLSLAHHLLAYFDMAQRDWERLGDVYRRVDLLPLGSGALAGTTFPIDRHYSAELLGFGGVYSNSLDGVSDRDFAIEFLCAASLIMVHLSRLSEEVILWASEEFSFVTLKDSCSTGSSIMPQKKNPDVPELVRGKTGRVFGHLQALLVLMKGLPLAYNKDLQEDKEALFDAVKTVRGCLEAMTILLQEGMEFRTERLNSAVAEDFSNATDVADYLAAKGVPFREAYNLVGKVVKTSLAAGKLLKDLTLEEWQSLHPAFEQDIYEAIAPARVVSARNSYGGTGFDQVRQALDRARAHLSEP; from the coding sequence TTGGTCAATCCTTCTCCGCAGCAAACCTGGAGCCAGCGATTTGAGTCGGCTTTGCATCCGGCGATCGCCCGCTTTAACGCCAGCATCGGCTTTGACATTGAGCTAATCGAGTATGACCTGACGGGTTCGCAAGCCCACGCCAAAATGCTGGCTCACACAGGCATTATCTCTCCCGAAGAGGGCGAACAGTTGGTGGCCGGGCTAGAGCAAATTCGCCAGGAATATCGATCGGGACAATTTAACCCCGGCATCGACGCGGAGGACGTGCATTTTGCTGTGGAACGGCGGCTGACAGAAATTGTCGGCGATGTGGGCAAAAAGCTGCACACCGCGCGATCGCGCAACGACCAGGTGGGCACCGACACGCGGCTTTATCTGCGTGACCAGATTGGGCAAATCCGCCAGCAGTTGCGCCAGTTTCAGTCGGTGCTATTCGCCCTGGCAGAACAGCATGTGGAAACGCTGATTCCTGGCTATACACACCTGCAACGGGCGCAACCGCTGAGTCTGGCACACCACCTGCTGGCTTATTTCGACATGGCGCAGCGCGACTGGGAGCGGCTGGGCGATGTCTATCGTCGGGTTGACCTGCTGCCGCTGGGGTCTGGGGCGCTGGCAGGCACGACCTTCCCGATCGATCGCCACTATTCTGCCGAGCTGCTAGGCTTTGGCGGCGTATATTCCAACAGCCTGGATGGGGTGAGCGATCGCGACTTTGCCATCGAGTTTCTCTGCGCTGCCAGCCTGATCATGGTTCACCTGTCGCGCCTGTCGGAGGAGGTGATCCTCTGGGCCTCGGAGGAGTTTAGCTTTGTGACGCTGAAAGATAGCTGTTCCACGGGTTCTAGCATCATGCCCCAAAAGAAAAATCCCGATGTGCCAGAACTGGTGCGCGGCAAAACTGGGCGTGTGTTTGGGCACTTGCAAGCCCTGCTGGTGCTGATGAAGGGACTGCCCCTGGCCTACAACAAAGACTTGCAGGAAGACAAGGAAGCCCTGTTCGACGCGGTAAAGACGGTGCGCGGCTGCCTGGAGGCGATGACCATCTTGCTGCAAGAGGGTATGGAGTTTCGCACCGAGCGGCTGAACAGCGCCGTCGCCGAAGACTTTTCCAACGCGACCGACGTGGCAGACTACCTCGCTGCCAAGGGCGTGCCCTTCCGTGAGGCGTACAATCTGGTGGGCAAGGTTGTGAAAACCTCTCTGGCAGCAGGCAAACTGCTGAAAGATCTGACGCTGGAAGAATGGCAGTCGCTACATCCCGCCTTTGAGCAGGATATCTACGAGGCGATCGCCCCTGCCCGCGTTGTCTCCGCCCGCAACAGCTACGGCGGCACAGGGTTTGACCAGGTGCGTCAGGCACTCGACCGAGCCCGCGCTCACCTCAGCGAACCTTAG
- a CDS encoding putative 2-dehydropantoate 2-reductase yields MDTASGLTYAILGTGALGGYYGACLQKAGLEVHYLLRSDFDLVQRQGLVIESPDGDFVLPQVNAYRRSPDMPRCDVVVVALKTTQNHLLPDLLPPVVKDDGVVLVLQNGLGVEAEAAAIAGPERVLGGLCFLCSNKVGPGHIRHLDYKKIAMGEYSAAGEAVGITDRLRRIAADFERAGIPIELAEDLVLARWQKLMWNIPFNGLSVVLNATTQEMMANSDARSLAESLMEEVRKGAAAQGRAIAPDFVQTMLDHTAKMKPYRTSMKIDYDEKRPLEVEAMYGNPLRAAQAAGANLPQVQTLYQQLRFLDAQNRGL; encoded by the coding sequence ATGGATACGGCTTCGGGATTAACCTACGCCATTTTGGGCACAGGAGCGCTGGGTGGGTACTATGGCGCGTGTTTACAAAAAGCAGGGCTGGAGGTTCACTACTTATTGCGGAGCGATTTCGACCTGGTGCAGCGGCAGGGGCTGGTGATTGAGTCGCCGGATGGAGATTTTGTGTTGCCGCAGGTGAATGCCTATCGGCGATCGCCCGATATGCCGCGCTGCGATGTAGTGGTCGTGGCGCTAAAGACGACCCAAAATCATCTGCTGCCAGACCTGCTGCCGCCCGTCGTCAAGGACGATGGCGTGGTGCTAGTGCTGCAAAACGGGCTGGGAGTCGAGGCTGAAGCAGCGGCGATCGCCGGCCCAGAGCGCGTTTTGGGGGGACTATGCTTCCTCTGTTCCAACAAGGTAGGGCCAGGGCACATTCGCCATCTGGACTACAAAAAAATTGCAATGGGTGAATACAGCGCGGCGGGTGAGGCAGTAGGCATTACGGATCGACTGCGGCGCATCGCGGCAGACTTTGAGCGGGCAGGCATTCCTATTGAGCTAGCCGAAGATTTGGTGCTGGCCCGCTGGCAAAAGCTGATGTGGAATATTCCGTTTAATGGCTTGTCTGTGGTGCTAAACGCGACCACACAAGAAATGATGGCCAACTCCGATGCGCGATCGCTCGCCGAGTCGCTGATGGAGGAAGTGAGAAAAGGGGCAGCGGCACAGGGACGGGCGATCGCCCCCGACTTTGTGCAGACCATGCTGGATCACACAGCAAAAATGAAACCCTACCGCACCAGCATGAAAATCGACTACGACGAAAAGCGCCCGCTGGAAGTAGAAGCGATGTATGGCAACCCGCTGCGGGCGGCTCAGGCCGCAGGTGCGAATTTGCCTCAGGTTCAAACGCTATATCAACAACTGCGGTTTCTAGACGCGCAGAATCGGGGCTTGTAG
- a CDS encoding ABC transporter permease — protein MTQRPDRLARRPGLLPYLRRHLRVLGLFWETAIAAELEYRINFVLATLSSLGSLAGSLFGLFLFYRTGYSFQGWSWEEALVVLAMFTLLQGFSATFLSPNLSQIVKQVQLGTLDFVLLKPISAQFWLSTRTVSPWGIPDLMFGLIILGYAGSRLGLPAGTYGLGAIALALGLVTLYSLWFILGATSIWFVKVYNVTEVLRGLLEAGRFPTVAYPAAYRFFFTFIVPVAFLTTIPAEALLGRTAWGWIGASAGLAIALFLFAQQFWRFALRFYTSASS, from the coding sequence ATGACACAGCGCCCTGACAGGCTTGCAAGAAGACCTGGACTGCTGCCCTACCTCCGCCGTCATCTGCGCGTGCTGGGGCTATTTTGGGAAACGGCGATCGCCGCCGAGTTGGAATATCGGATTAACTTTGTGCTGGCCACGCTCAGCAGCCTGGGCAGTTTGGCAGGTAGCCTGTTTGGACTGTTCCTCTTTTACCGCACAGGCTACAGCTTTCAGGGGTGGAGTTGGGAAGAGGCGCTGGTCGTGCTGGCCATGTTCACGCTGCTCCAGGGCTTTTCCGCCACCTTCCTCTCGCCCAACCTCAGCCAGATCGTGAAACAGGTGCAGTTGGGCACGCTGGATTTTGTCTTGCTCAAGCCCATCAGCGCCCAGTTCTGGCTGTCTACCCGCACTGTGTCGCCCTGGGGCATCCCGGATCTGATGTTTGGGTTGATTATTCTGGGCTACGCGGGGTCGCGGCTGGGCCTGCCCGCTGGCACCTATGGTCTGGGGGCGATCGCCCTCGCCCTGGGGCTGGTCACCCTCTACAGCCTGTGGTTTATCCTGGGAGCCACCAGCATCTGGTTTGTCAAAGTGTACAACGTAACGGAAGTGCTACGAGGCTTGCTGGAGGCGGGGCGCTTTCCCACGGTTGCCTATCCCGCTGCTTATCGATTCTTCTTTACCTTCATCGTGCCCGTAGCGTTTCTCACCACAATTCCCGCCGAGGCGCTGCTGGGTCGCACTGCTTGGGGCTGGATTGGCGCATCCGCTGGGCTGGCGATCGCCCTGTTCCTCTTTGCCCAACAGTTCTGGCGCTTCGCCCTGCGATTCTACACCAGCGCCTCCAGTTAA
- a CDS encoding class I SAM-dependent methyltransferase — protein MILEPAQRRKLDETDDALFYDYPRFVTHVDDGFIQQLTDLYRERLKPDTRIFDMMSSWVSHLPEEMTFAHVEGHGMNSEELAKNPRLNHYFVQNLNQNQLLPLPDQSFDAVLNTVSVQYLQRPEAVFAEIYRILKPGGLAIVSFSNRMFFQKAIQAWVEASEPQRVELVKGYFEQIPGFGQIETIARQPSVPPFLQMLGMGGGDPFYAVIAERVS, from the coding sequence ATGATTCTGGAACCTGCCCAGCGGCGCAAGCTTGACGAAACAGACGATGCGTTGTTCTACGACTATCCGCGCTTCGTCACCCATGTAGACGACGGGTTTATTCAGCAGTTGACCGACCTATACCGAGAACGGCTGAAGCCGGATACCCGCATCTTTGACATGATGAGTAGCTGGGTGTCTCACTTGCCAGAAGAGATGACGTTTGCCCACGTCGAGGGGCACGGCATGAACTCAGAAGAGTTGGCGAAAAATCCTCGGCTCAATCACTATTTTGTGCAAAATTTGAACCAGAATCAGCTTTTGCCGCTGCCCGATCAGTCCTTTGATGCGGTGCTGAATACAGTGTCGGTGCAGTATCTACAGCGACCGGAGGCTGTGTTTGCCGAAATCTATCGCATCCTGAAACCAGGTGGCCTTGCTATCGTCAGCTTTTCTAACCGGATGTTTTTCCAGAAGGCAATCCAGGCGTGGGTAGAAGCATCGGAACCGCAGCGGGTAGAACTGGTAAAGGGCTACTTTGAGCAGATTCCTGGCTTTGGTCAGATTGAGACGATTGCTCGTCAGCCGTCAGTGCCCCCGTTCCTGCAAATGCTGGGTATGGGCGGGGGCGATCCGTTTTATGCGGTGATAGCTGAGCGAGTGAGCTAG
- a CDS encoding D-alanyl-D-alanine carboxypeptidase — translation MRVSILREGLQNRRNYWSAINWSAIGQSDRRNVQGDTRWLLALLCCLSMGLFPAEVLAAERNSAEPMRVVDWAGWKDGSWLEALVQPQLVQDPTAIAALRQHLLALEAMGMPASAQGIWVQSGSQILSEHKGLEPIPAASLTKIPTTLAALKTWGTSHTFKTTVGVTGPIENGVVRGDLVIQGGGDPLFVWEEAIALGNAIEQRGIRRVEGNLVIAGNFAMNFKGDPQTAGTLLRQGINADLWTGEAQTQYTQLPPGTPQPRVAIAGEVVSVAQPPVFTPVLQRRSLSLVQVLKAMNIFSNNFIADSVAQQLGGGSAVARTAAAAANVPASEIRLINGSGLGEENQISPRAVVAMLTATQRSLQAEGLSVSDLFPVVGRERGTLGDRRITPGTPVKTGTLDRVSSLAGALPTRDRGVVWFAIIDIGTADLGSVRVEQDRLLQALISQWGEANPVPAEIQPSDRLPIYQQQLGDPARNVPL, via the coding sequence GTGCGAGTCAGCATTTTGCGAGAGGGTCTGCAAAATCGCCGCAACTATTGGTCAGCAATCAATTGGTCAGCAATCGGGCAATCTGACCGCCGGAACGTGCAAGGTGACACCAGATGGCTGTTGGCCCTGCTGTGTTGCTTGAGTATGGGGCTATTTCCTGCCGAGGTGCTGGCAGCAGAGCGGAACTCCGCTGAACCCATGCGGGTGGTGGACTGGGCGGGTTGGAAAGACGGCAGTTGGCTGGAGGCGCTGGTACAGCCGCAGCTCGTGCAAGATCCAACGGCGATCGCCGCCCTTCGTCAACACCTGCTGGCCCTGGAGGCGATGGGAATGCCCGCCAGCGCTCAGGGGATATGGGTGCAGTCAGGCAGCCAAATCTTGAGCGAACATAAGGGACTGGAGCCGATTCCAGCCGCTTCGCTGACCAAAATTCCGACTACGCTGGCGGCGCTTAAAACCTGGGGTACGTCGCATACGTTTAAGACCACCGTGGGCGTGACGGGGCCCATCGAAAATGGCGTGGTGCGCGGCGATCTGGTGATTCAGGGCGGCGGCGATCCGCTGTTTGTGTGGGAAGAGGCGATCGCCCTGGGAAATGCAATAGAACAGCGGGGCATCCGGCGGGTGGAAGGCAATCTGGTGATCGCGGGCAACTTTGCCATGAACTTCAAAGGCGATCCCCAAACGGCCGGGACGCTCCTGCGGCAGGGGATCAACGCTGACCTGTGGACAGGCGAAGCGCAGACCCAATACACCCAGCTTCCACCTGGCACGCCTCAGCCCCGCGTGGCGATCGCTGGCGAGGTGGTTAGTGTGGCCCAGCCGCCTGTCTTTACGCCCGTGCTGCAACGCCGCTCCCTCAGCCTGGTGCAGGTATTGAAGGCAATGAATATTTTCAGCAACAACTTCATTGCCGATTCAGTGGCGCAACAGCTTGGCGGTGGCTCGGCGGTGGCTCGAACGGCAGCAGCGGCGGCAAACGTACCCGCCAGTGAAATTCGCCTGATCAACGGTTCCGGGCTGGGCGAAGAAAACCAGATTTCTCCCCGCGCTGTGGTGGCGATGCTGACGGCAACCCAGCGATCGCTCCAGGCAGAGGGACTCAGCGTGTCTGACCTGTTTCCCGTCGTTGGGCGCGAACGGGGAACCCTGGGCGATCGCCGCATTACGCCCGGAACGCCCGTGAAAACGGGCACGCTCGATCGCGTCAGCTCTCTGGCGGGGGCCCTGCCAACGCGCGATCGCGGCGTAGTGTGGTTTGCCATTATCGACATTGGCACGGCCGACCTGGGCAGCGTCCGCGTCGAGCAAGACCGCCTGCTGCAAGCGCTCATCAGCCAGTGGGGAGAAGCGAATCCCGTTCCCGCAGAAATTCAGCCGAGCGATCGACTGCCCATCTATCAGCAGCAGTTAGGCGACCCAGCGCGAAACGTGCCGCTGTAG
- the glmM gene encoding phosphoglucosamine mutase: MVVSPVWSGLSRLADRVPASGRAIDEYWSPLVLPAGKLFGTDGIRGRAGDLLTAPLAFQVGYRAGQVLKTAEAGPMILGQDSRNSSDMLSAALSAGLASAGLEVWNLGLCPTPAVAYLASKLGATGGVMISASHNPPEDNGIKFFSSQGAKLAPELQAQIESALRSPLESTPALTNTGLCCDRPELLQDYVASLHQPFQPQDSLAGLKIVLDLAWGAAANLGEQVFREMGAEVICLHDAPNGDRINVNCGSTHLASLKAAVVEHRADMGFAFDGDADRMMAVDSQGRVIDGDYILFLWGNALRQVGQLPNDMLVSTVMANLGFERAWQAQGGTLVRTAVGDQYVHAEMMKRGAMLGGEQSGHILCPHYSVSGDGMLTALHLAALVKQSGLSLADLRDQSFQTYPQLLRNVRVEDRDRRLNWHTCEPLQRAIALAESDMGDRGRILVRASGTEPVIRVMVEAAHPDLVEHWTAHLVSVVETHLVSH; the protein is encoded by the coding sequence ATGGTCGTTTCTCCTGTATGGTCGGGGTTGTCTCGCCTTGCGGATCGCGTTCCAGCAAGCGGACGGGCGATTGATGAGTATTGGAGTCCGCTGGTGCTGCCCGCTGGCAAGCTGTTTGGCACAGACGGAATTCGTGGACGGGCAGGGGATTTGCTGACGGCTCCGCTGGCGTTTCAGGTGGGCTATCGGGCGGGGCAGGTGTTAAAGACGGCTGAGGCGGGCCCGATGATTTTGGGGCAAGACTCGCGCAACTCTAGCGATATGCTGTCGGCGGCGCTGTCGGCGGGGCTGGCTTCGGCGGGGCTGGAGGTGTGGAACCTGGGCCTGTGCCCGACTCCGGCAGTAGCCTATCTGGCGAGCAAGCTAGGCGCGACGGGCGGCGTGATGATTTCTGCCAGCCACAACCCGCCCGAAGACAACGGCATCAAGTTTTTTAGTAGCCAGGGGGCAAAGCTGGCTCCAGAATTGCAAGCGCAAATCGAATCGGCGCTGCGATCGCCCCTGGAAAGCACCCCTGCTCTGACGAATACGGGCCTGTGCTGCGATCGCCCAGAACTGCTGCAAGATTACGTTGCATCTCTACATCAGCCCTTCCAACCCCAAGACAGCCTCGCAGGGCTAAAAATTGTGCTGGATCTGGCCTGGGGCGCAGCAGCAAACCTGGGTGAACAGGTATTCCGCGAAATGGGCGCTGAGGTGATTTGCCTGCACGATGCCCCCAATGGCGATCGCATCAACGTCAACTGCGGCTCTACTCATCTGGCTTCTCTTAAGGCTGCGGTTGTGGAGCATCGGGCCGACATGGGCTTTGCCTTTGATGGCGATGCCGACCGGATGATGGCCGTAGACAGCCAGGGGCGCGTAATTGATGGCGACTACATTTTGTTTCTCTGGGGCAACGCGCTGCGTCAGGTAGGGCAACTGCCCAACGACATGCTGGTTTCCACCGTGATGGCGAATCTCGGCTTTGAGCGGGCGTGGCAGGCGCAGGGCGGAACCCTGGTGCGAACCGCTGTCGGCGATCAATACGTCCACGCTGAAATGATGAAGCGCGGCGCGATGCTGGGCGGCGAACAGTCGGGGCACATCCTCTGCCCACATTATTCAGTGTCGGGTGACGGAATGCTGACGGCGCTGCACCTAGCGGCATTGGTGAAGCAGTCGGGCTTGTCGCTGGCCGACCTGCGCGATCAGAGCTTCCAGACCTATCCGCAACTGCTGCGGAATGTGCGCGTGGAAGACCGCGATCGCCGCCTGAACTGGCACACCTGCGAACCGCTGCAACGGGCGATCGCCCTGGCAGAATCCGACATGGGCGATCGCGGCCGCATCCTCGTCCGCGCCTCGGGCACCGAACCCGTCATCCGCGTCATGGTAGAAGCCGCCCATCCTGACCTAGTGGAACACTGGACAGCACACCTGGTTTCTGTCGTAGAAACACACCTAGTGAGCCATTAG
- the cbiT gene encoding precorrin-6Y C5,15-methyltransferase (decarboxylating) subunit CbiT encodes MASSLWPYVTSGIPDDRFEQLPGIPLTKREIRVLLLSQLRLRPDAVLWDIGAGTGTIPVEVGLRCPLGKVYAIERDEEVASLIRRNCDRFGVKTVEVVGGQRPQSA; translated from the coding sequence ATGGCTTCTTCTCTTTGGCCCTATGTCACTTCTGGCATTCCCGACGACCGCTTCGAGCAATTGCCGGGAATTCCCCTGACCAAGCGCGAAATTCGGGTGCTGCTGCTGTCGCAACTGCGACTGCGGCCAGACGCGGTGCTGTGGGATATTGGCGCGGGCACAGGCACGATTCCGGTGGAGGTGGGGCTGCGGTGTCCTTTGGGAAAAGTCTATGCCATCGAGCGCGACGAGGAAGTGGCCAGCCTGATTCGCCGAAACTGCGATCGCTTTGGCGTAAAAACAGTGGAAGTGGTGGGAGGGCAGCGCCCCCAGAGTGCCTGA
- the lptC gene encoding LPS export ABC transporter periplasmic protein LptC → MPRFISIWALLTAGLMVGLTACQPRNRASERLARDSAAVQQIDTNLTFNNITLDQADEQGNTVWRITAKQATYSEDKQIARLTLPEGELYQDGKAAYRVKAQSGEILQNGEKIFLRGDIEAIDLESKAVLKAQELEWIPSRSLLILRKELTGTHPQIQIAADQAQIFNKERRMEMSGQVTATTTDPVLQLKAERLVWLMQQERVVSDRPLQVTRFLNQQVSDVAQGNQGNLNLQTNVLTLTNSARIVTSEPPLQISSNSLVWNVPQEVLSTDQPVTVIQRQEQVTLAANAGRFNLGPQTATLTGNVRAVGQRNQAQLNANRLDWNIRSREVVAEGDVDYRQTDPPVIMRGPRAVGKLERQTVTVSGGRVVTEIIPEGL, encoded by the coding sequence ATGCCTCGTTTTATCTCTATCTGGGCTTTGCTGACCGCAGGGTTGATGGTCGGGTTGACGGCTTGTCAGCCTAGAAATCGCGCCTCGGAGCGGCTGGCGCGAGATAGCGCTGCGGTTCAGCAAATTGATACCAACCTGACCTTCAACAACATTACGCTGGATCAGGCAGACGAACAGGGCAACACGGTCTGGCGGATTACGGCTAAGCAGGCGACCTATAGCGAAGACAAGCAAATTGCCAGGTTGACCCTGCCCGAGGGTGAGCTATATCAAGACGGAAAAGCGGCCTATCGAGTAAAGGCGCAGTCGGGTGAAATTCTGCAAAATGGCGAGAAGATTTTCCTGCGGGGCGACATCGAGGCAATCGACCTGGAAAGCAAAGCGGTGCTAAAGGCGCAGGAACTGGAGTGGATTCCCAGTCGCAGCCTGCTGATTCTCCGCAAAGAACTAACAGGCACCCATCCGCAGATCCAGATCGCCGCAGATCAGGCGCAAATTTTTAACAAAGAGCGCCGCATGGAGATGAGCGGGCAAGTCACGGCGACCACGACCGATCCCGTGCTGCAACTGAAGGCGGAGCGACTCGTGTGGCTGATGCAGCAGGAACGGGTGGTGAGCGATCGCCCGCTGCAAGTGACCCGGTTTTTGAACCAGCAGGTGAGCGATGTGGCCCAGGGCAACCAGGGTAACCTGAATCTGCAAACCAACGTGCTGACCCTGACCAATAGCGCTCGCATTGTCACCAGTGAACCGCCGCTGCAAATTAGCAGCAATTCCCTGGTGTGGAATGTGCCTCAGGAAGTGCTGAGTACCGACCAGCCCGTGACGGTGATTCAGCGGCAGGAGCAAGTGACCCTGGCGGCGAATGCGGGACGGTTTAACCTGGGGCCGCAAACGGCGACGCTCACAGGAAACGTCCGCGCTGTGGGGCAGCGCAACCAGGCTCAACTCAATGCCAATCGACTGGACTGGAATATCCGCAGCCGCGAAGTCGTTGCCGAGGGAGATGTGGACTATCGCCAGACCGATCCACCTGTCATCATGCGGGGGCCCCGTGCTGTCGGCAAGCTCGAGCGGCAGACCGTGACGGTCAGTGGCGGGCGCGTAGTGACAGAGATTATTCCTGAAGGGCTTTGA
- a CDS encoding DUF445 domain-containing protein — protein MDLQSLVILVAPPILGGIIGYFTNDIAIKMLFRPYKPIYIGGRRLPFTPGLIPANQERLAQRISNAILGSLLTPEELQNIARRLLQPERVQAAIQWLLSLTLTQIQQGNEQRTVKIVSNILHDLVGQSLPRTIKVLARREDFLEAQLNQLFDQVLLEFQFSQSQAEQLSKWMLDAVLPPDVLRQGVIDFLTDRNIQVIDESFRSKTSGTYWVVANLFGVRNALVRLRTHCLDEPDASNAVIKELIRTLNIQDRLREVLQNLSLQNLPVATVRQLRRTLRDNFRHYLQTQGEELLMGLSNSVDWDKVAGLLVNRLRASEAVNSSLEPVSKELALVLERYLERDLEAIVKQAIPILNLEQVIMDRVKATSPQNLEAAIQGIVKSELQGIVNLGGILGVVVGLMQTVFVLLTR, from the coding sequence TTGGATCTCCAGTCTCTTGTCATCCTCGTTGCACCTCCCATTCTTGGCGGCATCATTGGCTATTTCACCAATGACATCGCCATCAAAATGCTGTTTCGTCCCTACAAGCCCATCTACATCGGTGGGCGGCGACTACCCTTCACGCCGGGGCTGATTCCGGCAAACCAGGAGCGGCTGGCGCAGCGTATTTCCAACGCCATTCTCGGATCGCTGCTAACCCCAGAAGAACTGCAAAACATTGCTCGGCGGCTGCTGCAACCAGAGCGCGTGCAAGCAGCGATTCAGTGGCTCCTGTCGCTCACCCTGACCCAGATTCAGCAGGGCAATGAGCAGCGCACGGTCAAAATTGTCTCCAACATTCTGCACGATCTGGTAGGACAGTCATTGCCCCGCACGATCAAGGTGCTGGCGCGGCGCGAAGATTTTCTAGAAGCCCAGCTCAATCAGCTATTTGACCAAGTATTGCTGGAGTTTCAGTTTTCGCAGTCGCAGGCCGAGCAGCTTTCCAAATGGATGCTGGATGCAGTACTGCCTCCAGACGTGCTGCGCCAGGGCGTAATTGACTTCCTCACCGACCGCAATATCCAGGTCATCGACGAAAGCTTTCGGTCAAAAACCAGCGGCACCTACTGGGTCGTGGCTAACCTGTTTGGCGTGCGAAATGCGCTCGTGCGGCTACGGACCCACTGCTTGGATGAACCCGATGCCAGCAATGCAGTGATTAAGGAACTCATCCGCACGCTGAATATTCAGGATCGGCTGCGGGAAGTGCTGCAAAATCTATCGCTGCAAAACCTGCCCGTGGCCACTGTGCGCCAGTTGCGCCGGACGCTGCGCGACAACTTCCGCCACTATTTGCAAACCCAGGGCGAAGAGTTGCTGATGGGGCTGAGCAATTCGGTCGATTGGGATAAGGTGGCGGGGTTACTGGTAAACCGACTGCGGGCCTCGGAAGCGGTGAACAGTTCGCTGGAACCTGTGAGCAAGGAACTGGCCCTGGTCTTGGAACGCTATCTGGAGCGGGATCTAGAGGCGATCGTAAAACAGGCGATCCCAATCTTGAACCTGGAGCAGGTGATTATGGATCGCGTCAAAGCGACCTCGCCACAAAACCTGGAAGCCGCCATCCAAGGCATCGTGAAAAGTGAACTCCAGGGCATCGTCAACCTGGGCGGCATTTTGGGTGTGGTTGTGGGGCTGATGCAGACGGTGTTTGTGCTGCTGACGCGCTAG
- a CDS encoding phosphatidate cytidylyltransferase — MASPRVLSAIIAIILALGMVCLGGWYFTLGVALMVYLGQLEYFQLCRAKGIAPAAKTTLAVSQLILVTATLSPTLADAVVPVAGTCICFYLLFQPKLATIADISTSILGLFYGGYLPSYWVRLRSLGQAEVSNLPLNGFLPLSWADWQALPPGLTTMLIAFGCIWAADIGAYVFGKLFGKTRLSAISPKKTVEGAVLGVLGSVAVGTIGSWLLRWPGFPLTGMALGLIIGIASLLGDLTESMMKRDAGVKDSGQLIPGHGAASRSRR; from the coding sequence ATGGCATCGCCCCGAGTTCTCAGCGCTATTATCGCCATCATTCTTGCCTTGGGAATGGTGTGTTTGGGCGGGTGGTATTTCACCCTGGGCGTTGCGCTGATGGTGTATTTGGGGCAATTAGAGTATTTCCAGCTTTGCCGCGCCAAGGGCATCGCTCCGGCTGCCAAGACGACGCTAGCCGTCAGCCAGCTCATTCTGGTAACGGCCACGCTCTCCCCCACGCTGGCTGATGCCGTTGTGCCTGTGGCCGGAACCTGCATTTGCTTTTACCTGCTATTTCAGCCAAAGCTGGCGACGATCGCCGACATTTCCACCTCCATTTTGGGTCTATTTTACGGCGGCTATCTGCCGAGCTATTGGGTGAGGCTGCGATCGCTCGGCCAGGCAGAAGTCAGCAACCTACCGCTAAATGGCTTTTTGCCCCTGTCTTGGGCTGATTGGCAAGCCCTACCGCCAGGGCTGACGACGATGCTGATTGCCTTTGGCTGCATCTGGGCCGCAGATATTGGAGCCTATGTGTTTGGCAAACTGTTTGGCAAAACGCGCCTGTCGGCTATCAGCCCCAAGAAAACCGTAGAAGGGGCAGTGCTGGGGGTGTTGGGCAGCGTCGCGGTCGGGACAATCGGATCGTGGCTGCTGCGGTGGCCAGGCTTTCCCCTGACGGGTATGGCGCTGGGACTCATCATCGGCATTGCTAGCCTGCTGGGCGACCTGACGGAATCGATGATGAAGCGCGACGCGGGCGTAAAGGATTCGGGTCAGCTCATTCCTGGCCACGGCGCGGCATCTCGATCGCGCCGATAG